The following proteins are co-located in the Calliphora vicina chromosome 2, idCalVici1.1, whole genome shotgun sequence genome:
- the LOC135951692 gene encoding uncharacterized protein LOC135951692, giving the protein MGGKSYFCDYCRCYMKNDKNVRKTHNDGLAHNIIKASIMKKYEDPRKIYEEEMNKEPCTRYMKGFCKYDLYCQFSHFNETQLKELKELVENLNTKSNLRQTTTKPKLPVKSKVLFKLPWQNKISKRSMKLLPAKLPPSLRPLSFKKLSNLDVSNNKWG; this is encoded by the exons atgggtggtaaaagttatttttgtgaTTATTGTCGTTGTTATATGAAAAATGATAAGAATGTACGGAAAACTCATAATGACGGTTTAGCCCACAACATCATAAAAGCATCCATTATGAAGAAATATGAAG aTCCGCGTAAAATTTACGAGGAAGAAATGAACAAAGAACCATGTACGCGATATATGAAAGGTTTTTGCAAATACGACTTATACTGTCAGTTTTCACATTTCAATGAGACTCAGTTGAAGGAATTAAAAGAAttggttgaaaatttaaatacaaagtcAAATTTAAGACAGACTACTACTAAACCAAAATTACCTgtaaaatcaaaagttttatttaaactaccttggcaaaataaaatttcaaaaagatcTATGAAATTGTTACCAGCAAAGTTACCACCATCATTAAGacctttaagttttaaaaaattatcaaatttagaTGTAAGTAATAATAAATGGGGTTGA
- the LOC135952667 gene encoding RNA-binding protein 5-A-like yields MDRRSRSISPRRYRNGGNGGGGGYRRYSRSRSRSRDRGRELNYRNKRNTRSRSRDRNHRRGNSNENDLYRDIINQDYQEERNYGGNGGGGYSRGGGGNNNNYRSRNNDDDYMDDRDHYWNDNRSRDKGRDQERDYDNRDRRDNNRRYGGNGNNGNNHNNRRYNSADRDSDDSDETMSGQYYNKTPSNTIIVLGLQSHITEADIMSFLIQMGMAPASIRLIRKRTTGASRGFAFVEFNTVDEAAHWMELTQGALQLQETCRATLQYSHSLQSNKTKTNPTDWYCGKCGMFNFKRRDSCFKCYASREESERGGEGSDEISNILTKKIMLRNLDVLTNEEGVLTAITVHAPDIAKKISKVLVSRDALTQTSRGICYLHFESLVDSMNMHNLLSTLEPPLKIDNKEVVITYCIDQENRQIVPKKIDSSISSMASGVNQSSIGPLTAAEMASVSSGGTGEYTLADVPRLAEYSASMYANTPAEHAHYLQYYTDYYISEITKGSYSNLPTDSQMTEANSGAAVALSAIQRKQRKMNSIETTATAAATAAASAAAAAKASLATRPVVTPKGNDGKVYPTPDVSLYQYDETSGYYYDPTTGLYYDAHSQYYYNNETGAYLYWDQRKSSYVLATPAAAAASVQDVVKQETDAETKSATTAEDDSGKKEKKESSGNKHDKVKVAKKIVKDMEKWAKQLNQKKDYTVVATPQPILTNNRTEDAMRSSTSGGLSSGYADVGFSILEKKTAKLNASNTFMSPMSLGSASTNKLIPSYGSDSDEDNLPPPPKISAATSAGEMGEKEYVDFQKLTCLLCKRAFQSLEILQKHLKMSNLHKENLAKHNIEKGLTVQQQQQQQQAEQDSLSAALSYRDRAKERRLKYGESDPPPPNRSRERFEKEINNLTSRQKQQDTPALPIGSNNVGNRLLQKMGWSEGQGLGRKNQGRTNIIEANARNTTAGLGTKAGIGPGDDYKSYIKKMMKSRYESV; encoded by the exons ATGGATCGCC gTTCTCGAAGCATATCACCACGACGTTATCGCAATGGTGGCAATGGTGGTGGTGGAGGATATCGACGTTATAGTCGTTCTCGTTCAAGATCAAG ggATCGCGGACGTGAACTAAATTATCGTAATAAACGCAATACTCGATCACGATCTCGTGATCGGAATCATAGACGCGGCAATAGTAATGAAAATGATTTATATCGTGACATTATTAACCAAGACTATCAAGAAGAAAGAAATTATGGCGGAAATGGTGGTGGTGGATATTCTAGAGGAGGAGGCGgtaataataacaattatagATCACGTAATAATGACGACGATTATATGGATGATCGTGATCATTATTGGAATGACAATAGATCACGGGATAAAGGACGTGATCAAGAACGCGATTATGATAATCGAGATAGAAG GGATAATAACCGACGTTATGGTGGCAATGGAAATAATGGAAACAATCATAATAACAGACGCTATAACTCAGCTGATCGTGATAGCGATGATAGTGATGAAACTATGAGTGGACAATATTACAATAAAACTCCTTCAAATACTATCATAGTATTGGGTTTACAATCACATATAACTGAAGCAGAT ATTATgagttttttaatacaaatgggAATGGCGCCCGCTTCAATACGTCTCATACGTAAACGTACTACAG gTGCATCACGTGGTTTTGCATTCGTCGAGTTTAATACGGTTGATGAAGCTGCACATTGGATGGAATTAACTCAG GGAGCACTGCAACTACAGGAAACATGTCGGGCAACATTGCAATACAGTCACTCATTGcagtcaaataaaaccaaaacaaatccTACAGATTGGTATTGTGGCAAG TGTGgcatgtttaattttaaacgaCGTGACAGTTGTTTTAAGTGTTATGCCTCTCGTGAGGAAAGTGAACGTGGCGGTGAAGGCAGTGATGAAATAAGCAACATTCTTACTAaaa AAATCATGTTACGCAATTTGGATGTGCTGACCAATGAAGAGGGGGTTCTAACAGCCATAACAGTGCATGCGCCCGACATTGCGAAAAAAATTAGTAAAGTCTTAGTGAGTCGCGATGCATTGACCCAAACCTCTAGAGGCATATGTTATCTACACTTTGAAAGTTTAGTGGATTCAATGAATATGCACAATTTATTAAGTACCTTAGAGCCGCCACTAAAAATAGACAATAAAGAAG TTGTAATAACTTACTGCATTGATCAAGAGAATCGCCAAATTGTACCCAAGAAAATAGATTCCTCAATATCATCCATGGCATCTGGCGTTAATCAATCATCTATTGGCCCTTTAACGGCTGCCGAAATGGCTTCTGTTTCATCTGGAGGCACGGGCGAATACACTCTAGCCGATGTTCCCCGCTTAGCTGAGTACAGTGCATCTATGTATGCCAATACACCAGCAGAACATGCCCATTATTTGCAATACTATACAGATTACTATATATCGGAAATTACTAAAGGCTCTTATAGCAATTTACCAACAGACAGTCAAATGACCGAGGCTAATTCAGGAGCAGCTGTTGCCCTATCGGCCATACaacgaaaacaaagaaaaatgaaTAGCATTGAAACTACAGCTACCGCAGCTGCAACAGCGGCAGCATCAGCGGCCGCGGCGGCAAAAGCATCTTTGGCTACGCGACCTGTTGTCACACCGAAGGGGAATGATGGCAAAGTTTATC CTACGCCTGATGTTTCTTTGTATCAGTATGATGAGACATCTGGTTATTATTATGATCCCACCACCGGCCTATACTATGATGCACATTCACAATACTATTACAACAACGAAACCGGAGCATACCTCTATTGGGATCAACGTAAAAGTTCGTATGTTCTAGCCACCCCAGCTGCAGCGGCGGCCTCCGTACAAGATGTGGTAAAGCAAGAAACAGATGCAGAAACCAAATCTGCCACCACAGCGGAAGATGATTCTggcaaaaaagagaaaaaagagAGTAGTGGCAATAAACACGATAAAGTTAAAGTGGCCAAAAAGATTGTTAAAGATATGGAAAAATGGGCCAAACAACTGAATCAAAAGAAAGATTACACAGTAGTGGCCACACCTCAGCCAATATTAACCAATAATAGAACAGAAGATGCTATGCGATCTTCGACAAGTGGTGGCTTATCGAGTGGTTATGCTGATGTAGGcttttcaatattagaaaagAAGACGGCGAAATTGAATGCTTCCAATACATTTATGTCACCTATGAGTTTGGGTTCAGCGTCAACTAATAAGCTGATACCCTCCTATGGTTCGGACTCGGACGAGGATAATTTACCACCACCGCCCAAAATCAGCGCCGCAACATCAGCTGGAGAAATGGGTGAAAAGGAGTATGTTGATTTTCAAAAACTCACCTGTTTACTGTGTAAAAGAGCTTTTCAATCTttggaaattttacaaaaacatttaaaaatgtccAATCTTCATAAGGAAAATCTTGCCAAGCATAATATTGAAAAAGGTTTAACGgtgcagcaacaacagcagcagcaacaggcTGAACAGGATTCTCTATCAGCTGCTTTATC GTACCGTGATCGTGCCAAAGAAAGAAGACTTAAGTATGGCGAAAGTGATCCTCCGCCACCAAACCGAAGTCGCGAGcgttttgaaaaagaaattaataatcTTACCTCACGTCAAAAACAACAGGATACACCCGCATTGCCCATAGGTTCGAATAATGTAGGAAATCGTCTGTTACAAAAAATGGGTTGGTCCGAGGGTCAAGGTTTAGGCCGTAAAAATCAAGGACGTACAAATATTATCGAg GCAAATGCTCGTAATACTACCGCTGGCTTAGGCACAAAGGCAGGCATCGGACCTGGTGATGATTACAAgtcatacattaaaaaaatgatgAAGTCTCGTTATGAATCTGTGtaa